In Cellvibrio polysaccharolyticus, a genomic segment contains:
- the sufB gene encoding Fe-S cluster assembly protein SufB — protein sequence MSEQVESLIRKEYAAGFHTTIDSETLPPGLNEDVIRFISAKKKEPEWLLDWRLKAYAAWLEMDEPTWAHVKYDEIDFQKVSYYSAPKSMADRPQSLDEVDPELLRTYEKLGIPLHEQAALAGVAMDIVFDSVSVVTTFREKLAEAGVIFCSISEAVEKHPELIKKYLGTVVPQKDNYYAALNSAVFSDGSFVYIPKGVRCPMELSTYFRINEQNTGQFERTLIIADEGSHVSYLEGCTAPMRDENQLHAAVVELIALDNAEIKYSTVQNWYPGDEQGKGGIYNFVTKRGVCHTNAKISWTQVETGSAVTWKYPSCILRGDNSVGEFYSVALTNNYQQADTGTKMIHIGKNTRSTIISKGISAGHSSNAYRGLVRINAGADGARNYTQCDSLLIGDQCGAHTFPYIESKNPSATLEHEATTSKVSEDQMFLCMQRGLDAEKAVSMIVNGFCREVFKELPMEFAVEAGKLLEVSLEGSVG from the coding sequence ATGAGCGAACAAGTTGAAAGCCTGATCAGGAAAGAGTACGCCGCTGGTTTCCATACCACGATCGACTCTGAAACCTTACCGCCCGGATTAAACGAAGATGTGATTCGTTTTATCTCTGCCAAAAAGAAAGAGCCGGAATGGTTGCTGGATTGGCGTCTCAAAGCTTACGCCGCCTGGCTGGAGATGGACGAGCCGACATGGGCGCACGTTAAATACGACGAAATTGATTTCCAGAAAGTTTCTTATTACTCCGCGCCAAAAAGCATGGCGGATCGCCCTCAAAGCCTGGATGAAGTTGACCCGGAGCTGTTGCGCACTTACGAAAAACTCGGCATCCCCTTGCACGAGCAGGCTGCGCTGGCTGGTGTGGCAATGGACATCGTATTTGACTCGGTATCGGTAGTCACTACGTTCCGCGAAAAGCTGGCTGAAGCCGGCGTTATTTTTTGCTCTATCAGCGAAGCGGTAGAAAAACACCCCGAGCTGATTAAAAAATACCTCGGCACCGTAGTGCCGCAAAAAGACAATTACTACGCTGCGCTGAATTCTGCGGTCTTCTCTGACGGCTCCTTTGTGTACATCCCCAAAGGTGTTCGCTGTCCGATGGAGCTTTCTACCTATTTCCGTATCAATGAGCAAAATACCGGGCAATTTGAGCGCACCCTGATCATTGCTGATGAAGGCTCTCACGTCAGTTATCTGGAAGGTTGCACCGCGCCCATGCGCGATGAAAACCAGTTGCACGCCGCCGTGGTGGAATTGATCGCGCTGGACAACGCCGAGATTAAATATTCCACCGTACAAAACTGGTACCCGGGCGATGAGCAGGGTAAAGGTGGTATCTACAACTTTGTAACCAAGCGCGGTGTTTGCCACACCAATGCCAAAATTTCCTGGACCCAGGTAGAAACCGGTTCGGCCGTTACCTGGAAATATCCCAGCTGTATTTTGCGTGGCGACAACAGTGTCGGCGAGTTTTACTCGGTAGCGCTCACCAATAATTATCAGCAGGCCGATACCGGCACCAAGATGATTCACATTGGAAAAAATACCCGCTCTACTATTATCTCCAAAGGTATTTCCGCCGGCCACAGCTCCAATGCCTATCGCGGCCTGGTGCGCATTAATGCCGGTGCCGATGGTGCGCGTAACTACACCCAGTGTGATTCGCTGCTGATCGGTGATCAATGCGGCGCGCATACTTTTCCCTACATTGAAAGCAAGAATCCGTCAGCAACGCTGGAGCACGAAGCGACCACATCCAAGGTGAGCGAAGACCAGATGTTCCTCTGTATGCAGCGCGGTCTGGACGCCGAAAAAGCGGTCTCAATGATCGTTAACGGTTTCTGTCGTGAAGTGTTCAAGGAACTGCCGATGGAATTCGCCGTAGAGGCTGGAAAATTACTGGAAGTTAGCCTGGAAGGTTCCGTTGGCTAA
- a CDS encoding cysteine desulfurase family protein yields MTILSVAIFFSESQVQSLETANIIRKPVYLDYAATTPVAPEVAERMAACLTLDGTFANPASRSHLYGWQAEEVVEEARAQVAALIGADAREVVWTSGATEANNLALKGAAEAWRESHPDGGHIIVSAIEHKAVLDPVAWLEQRGFRVTRLQPDHYGQISPQQVAAEIVSDTFLISIMQVNNELGTINDVQAIGAIAHQYQCLFHVDAAQSAGKLAIDVSPGHIDLLSLSAHKFYGPKGIGALYVRRHGDVKVKAIIHGGGHERGFRSGTLPTHQCVGMGRAAELAAQHLADEPVRIAALRDHLWRGISDLPDVQLNGHPQDRACGHLNVAFGGCNGETLLLSLRELAVSSGSACNSASLSPSYVLKAIGLTDALAQASLRFSVGRYTTQGEIDFAIEHIRQVVKKIHHL; encoded by the coding sequence ATGACAATATTGTCTGTAGCGATATTCTTTAGCGAGAGCCAGGTGCAATCACTCGAAACCGCAAACATTATTCGCAAGCCCGTCTATCTTGACTACGCGGCCACCACCCCGGTCGCACCGGAAGTGGCAGAACGCATGGCGGCCTGTTTGACCCTCGACGGTACTTTTGCCAACCCGGCATCGCGTTCCCATCTTTATGGTTGGCAAGCAGAAGAAGTGGTAGAAGAAGCTCGCGCGCAAGTTGCTGCGTTAATCGGAGCCGATGCGCGCGAAGTCGTCTGGACCAGTGGCGCCACCGAAGCGAACAATCTGGCGCTCAAAGGGGCGGCCGAAGCCTGGCGTGAGAGCCATCCTGATGGCGGCCACATTATTGTGTCGGCGATAGAGCACAAAGCGGTACTTGATCCGGTTGCCTGGTTGGAACAGCGGGGGTTTCGTGTCACCCGATTGCAGCCGGACCACTACGGGCAAATCAGCCCGCAGCAAGTTGCGGCGGAAATTGTCAGCGACACCTTTTTGATCAGCATCATGCAGGTCAATAACGAGTTGGGCACTATTAACGATGTGCAGGCCATTGGCGCTATTGCCCACCAGTATCAGTGTTTATTTCACGTCGATGCGGCACAAAGCGCTGGCAAGTTGGCAATTGACGTGAGTCCCGGCCATATTGATTTATTGTCTTTATCGGCGCACAAATTTTACGGCCCCAAAGGTATCGGCGCTTTATACGTTCGACGCCACGGTGACGTAAAAGTAAAAGCGATCATCCACGGTGGTGGTCACGAGCGAGGTTTCCGCTCCGGCACGTTGCCCACGCATCAGTGCGTGGGAATGGGGCGAGCGGCTGAGTTGGCAGCGCAGCATCTGGCTGATGAACCGGTGCGTATTGCCGCGTTGCGCGACCACCTCTGGCGAGGTATATCCGACTTGCCCGATGTGCAGTTAAATGGCCATCCGCAAGATCGCGCCTGCGGACATTTGAATGTTGCCTTTGGCGGTTGCAACGGGGAAACCCTGCTGTTATCGCTGCGAGAGCTGGCTGTATCCAGCGGCTCCGCTTGTAATTCTGCCAGCCTGTCGCCGAGTTATGTATTAAAGGCGATTGGGTTGACCGACGCGCTGGCGCAGGCGTCACTCAGGTTCAGTGTGGGGCGTTACACCACGCAGGGTGAAATTGATTTTGCCATTGAACATATTCGGCAAGTGGTGAAAAAAATTCATCATTTATAA
- the iscR gene encoding Fe-S cluster assembly transcriptional regulator IscR, which yields MRLTTKGRYAVTAMLDLALHCEKGPVSLADISARQGISLSYLEQLFAKLRRVSLVRSVRGPGGGYCLGADTAIISVAQVVDAVSESLDATRCEGQGNCQDGQVCLTHHLWQDLSAQIHQFLSNITLADLVARRDIQAVRCRQDLKQSEVVSRIIDDNIVCSDIL from the coding sequence ATGCGACTGACCACCAAAGGCCGATATGCGGTAACCGCCATGCTGGACCTGGCCTTGCACTGTGAGAAGGGGCCGGTCAGCCTTGCGGATATTTCTGCACGGCAAGGGATCTCGCTCTCTTATCTGGAGCAATTGTTTGCCAAATTGCGTCGTGTCAGTCTGGTGAGAAGTGTCAGAGGGCCGGGCGGCGGTTACTGCCTCGGTGCCGACACGGCGATCATTTCTGTTGCCCAGGTGGTAGACGCGGTCAGTGAATCGCTTGATGCCACCCGTTGCGAAGGGCAAGGCAATTGCCAGGATGGCCAGGTGTGTTTAACGCATCATCTCTGGCAGGATTTAAGTGCGCAAATTCATCAATTTCTCAGCAATATCACCCTGGCTGATTTGGTCGCCCGGCGTGATATTCAGGCCGTGCGCTGCCGGCAGGATTTGAAACAGTCAGAAGTTGTGTCACGCATCATTGATGACAATATTGTCTGTAGCGATATTCTTTAG
- the trmJ gene encoding tRNA (cytosine(32)/uridine(32)-2'-O)-methyltransferase TrmJ codes for MTSTPLDNIRIVLVNTTHPGNIGGAARAMKNMGLSRLYLVAPKEYPSEKATWRSAGATDVLENAVVVDTLDEAIAGCGLVVGTSARERRIPWPLLDPRECGVQVASEAGTHEVALVFGREDRGLTNEELHKCNFHVHIPSNPDYSSLNLATAVQVITYEVRMAWLQASEGKTLTQHQWDFPPAEARSLDAYYEHLQQTLVDLGFLDPENPKQTMTRLRRLYNRVRLDQMELNILRGVLTATRNHIFYSGKALGAAKTGDSVEFDPKKSPEK; via the coding sequence ATGACTTCCACGCCTTTGGATAACATCCGTATCGTACTGGTAAATACCACGCACCCTGGCAACATTGGCGGTGCAGCGCGCGCCATGAAAAATATGGGCCTTTCCCGCCTGTATCTGGTCGCCCCCAAAGAATATCCCTCCGAAAAAGCCACTTGGCGATCTGCCGGTGCCACCGACGTGCTGGAAAATGCCGTGGTGGTTGATACGCTGGATGAAGCTATTGCCGGCTGCGGTCTGGTAGTCGGTACCAGTGCGCGCGAGCGCCGTATTCCCTGGCCGCTGCTTGATCCGCGCGAATGCGGTGTTCAGGTTGCCAGCGAAGCGGGCACTCATGAAGTGGCGCTGGTGTTCGGTCGCGAAGATCGCGGCCTGACCAACGAAGAGTTGCATAAATGCAATTTCCACGTGCACATCCCGTCCAATCCGGATTACAGCTCGCTCAATCTGGCCACTGCGGTTCAGGTAATTACCTATGAAGTGCGTATGGCGTGGTTGCAGGCCAGCGAAGGCAAAACGCTGACGCAGCATCAGTGGGATTTTCCGCCAGCAGAAGCCCGGTCGCTGGATGCCTACTACGAACATCTGCAACAAACGCTGGTGGATCTTGGCTTCCTCGACCCGGAAAACCCCAAGCAAACCATGACCCGCTTGCGCCGTTTATACAATCGCGTGCGTCTGGATCAGATGGAATTGAACATCCTGCGTGGTGTTTTAACCGCCACCCGCAATCATATTTTTTACTCGGGTAAAGCCCTGGGAGCCGCCAAAACCGGCGATTCGGTGGAATTTGACCCGAAAAAATCGCCTGAAAAATAA